A region from the Ptychodera flava strain L36383 chromosome 12, AS_Pfla_20210202, whole genome shotgun sequence genome encodes:
- the LOC139145848 gene encoding N-acetylglucosaminyl-phosphatidylinositol de-N-acetylase-like, protein MAVFITCLVAIVVLIAYQAFVLIVKNYSRHHFKRENVLFVTAHPDDECMFFSPTILTVDKAFLTCLSSGNYYNLGEERRKELLASCRILGISDQNVAIIDNSHLKDDPNATWDEDIISAIILAKIQKHRINVVVTFDDYGVSGHKNHTSVYKALRQLVTKKQLPTGVQAYCLESIPLWRKYLLQLDLPISCLLPQGLLFVSSWQGVWQAQKAMYAHWSQFVWFRVLYIIFSRYMVINTLKPIRA, encoded by the exons ATGGCAGTTTTCATAACTTGTCTCGTGGCTATTGTGGTATTAATTGCTTACCAAGCGTTCGTTCTCATAGTAAAAAACTATTCAAGGCATCATTTTAAGCGcgagaatgttctctttgtGACGGCACATCCAGACGATGAATGCATGTTCTTCTCACCtacaattttgactgtggaTAAAGCATTCCTGACATGCCTCAGTTCAG GAAACTACTATAATCTTGGTGAAGAACGCAGGAAAGAGCTTCTTGCAAGCTGTCGTATACTTGGAATAAGTGATCAAAATGTGGCCATAATTGACAACAG TCATTTAAAAGATGATCCAAATGCTACTTGGGATGAAGATATTATTTCTGCCATAATCCtggcaaaaatacagaaacacagaATAAATGTG GTTGTAACATTTGATGACTATGGTGTCAGTGGTCACAAGAATCATACATCAGTATACAAAGCATTGAG GCAGTTGGTGACAAAGAAGCAGCTACCAACAG GTGTCCAAGCTTACTGCTTAGAAAGCATACCACTGTGGAGAAAATACCTACTTCAACTTGATCTGCCAATCAGCTGTTTATTGCCACAGGGTTTATTATTTGTTTCCTCATGGCAAGGTGTCTGGCAAGCTCAG AAAGCCATGTATGCACACTGGAGTCAGTTTGTTTGGTTCAGAGTACTTTACATAATTTTCTCCAGATATATGGTGATAAACACCTTGAAGCCAATAAGAGCTTGA